A single genomic interval of Solimonas sp. K1W22B-7 harbors:
- a CDS encoding SDR family NAD(P)-dependent oxidoreductase, translating into MNASIRPSHKPGRTLITGASSGIGAEFARTFARHGHSLILVARRADKLEALAQGLRQQYGIAVEVIPQDLGQAGAAEQLHREVTQRGLAVDILVNNAGLLFRGTFPETRLAEQQALLQLNITVLTELTHLFLPAMVERGHGRVLNLASSAAFQPLPWTATYAASKAYVLSFSEALSIELKHRGVSVTALCPGFTETDMIAQQGAKTFKIPGVRNLTPAKVAEQGYAACMAGTPVYINGAVNRALVLMGQHLPRWLQRLSAEWFARAAMR; encoded by the coding sequence ATGAACGCATCCATTCGTCCTTCTCACAAACCCGGTCGCACGCTGATCACCGGAGCCTCCTCGGGCATCGGCGCCGAGTTCGCCCGGACCTTCGCCCGGCATGGGCACAGCCTGATCCTGGTCGCACGTCGTGCCGACAAGCTCGAAGCCCTGGCGCAAGGACTGCGGCAGCAGTACGGGATCGCGGTCGAAGTCATCCCGCAGGACCTCGGCCAGGCCGGGGCCGCCGAGCAGCTGCATCGGGAGGTCACGCAGCGCGGACTGGCGGTCGATATCCTGGTCAACAACGCGGGCCTGCTTTTCCGTGGCACATTCCCGGAAACCAGGCTGGCGGAGCAGCAGGCCCTGCTCCAGCTCAATATCACCGTGCTGACGGAACTGACGCATCTCTTCCTGCCGGCCATGGTCGAGCGCGGCCACGGCCGTGTCCTCAACCTTGCGTCCAGCGCGGCGTTCCAGCCGCTGCCATGGACCGCCACCTATGCGGCGAGCAAGGCCTACGTGCTGTCGTTCTCCGAAGCGCTGTCCATCGAGCTGAAGCACCGCGGCGTGTCGGTCACCGCCCTGTGTCCGGGCTTCACGGAAACCGACATGATCGCCCAGCAGGGAGCCAAGACCTTCAAGATCCCCGGAGTCAGGAACCTGACTCCAGCGAAGGTTGCGGAGCAGGGCTACGCGGCCTGCATGGCAGGCACGCCGGTGTACATCAATGGCGCCGTCAATCGCGCGCTGGTCCTGATGGGTCAGCACCTGCCGCGCTGGTTGCAGCGCCTTTCGGCCGAGTGGTTCGCCAGGGCGGCCATGCGCTGA
- a CDS encoding DUF1302 family protein yields MLNTTITITITFGAAVRTQTRSQDLVGNANLDANVCGLSPDGMILYQASKGLFRTQTFPAEHLVNAPGQFTLNADDGNPSYDKGGLAVVREGAS; encoded by the coding sequence GTGCTCAATACCACCATCACCATCACCATCACCTTCGGCGCGGCTGTGCGTACCCAGACGCGTAGTCAGGATTTGGTGGGAAATGCCAACCTCGATGCCAATGTCTGCGGCCTCTCACCGGATGGCATGATTCTGTACCAGGCCAGCAAAGGGTTGTTCCGCACGCAGACTTTCCCGGCCGAGCATCTCGTCAATGCACCGGGACAGTTCACGCTCAACGCGGACGACGGCAATCCCAGCTACGACAAGGGAGGGCTTGCCGTCGTCCGCGAAGGTGCGAGCTGA
- a CDS encoding helix-turn-helix transcriptional regulator produces the protein MLRIDVEGFSILSRAGLACGFNLEELLRRVSPEGYVVSEHRMRIEMHTLARIYDFAHQLSSRDYFPMVIGSACVYEAAPEINSMLISARSLRDAIPLLKEFPRIIMPELHLDHQLTDSHMQIEVDLHRLGSRIEAPGVIEMVILVLMRTIQGVVSQPVDFGISLSHSPQTSVSNYRKYFYTSPVFGADVNALRFSSRFLDMKSPVASSAVQAQSRMIFDRRLQLCASGSPLRAAIESLLDQNPQMTGEQVCAQLEMSVRAMQRKLSEEGTSFREIHTEIRFRSAKRMLRDLALDISSISEKLGFADRTTFTRAFTKQEGVSPSAYRKKFGPSSA, from the coding sequence TTGCTGCGCATCGACGTTGAAGGGTTCTCGATCTTGTCACGAGCCGGCCTCGCGTGTGGCTTCAACCTCGAGGAGCTCTTGAGGCGCGTGTCGCCGGAGGGATATGTCGTATCCGAACACCGGATGCGCATCGAGATGCACACCCTCGCCCGCATTTACGATTTCGCCCACCAGCTTTCAAGCCGTGATTATTTTCCGATGGTGATCGGCTCGGCCTGCGTCTACGAGGCAGCCCCCGAAATTAACTCCATGCTGATTTCGGCCCGATCCCTGCGGGACGCCATCCCGCTCCTGAAGGAGTTCCCGCGAATCATCATGCCGGAGCTGCATCTGGACCATCAGCTGACGGACTCCCATATGCAGATCGAAGTCGACCTGCATCGACTCGGTTCGCGGATCGAAGCGCCGGGAGTCATCGAGATGGTGATCTTGGTCTTGATGCGAACGATCCAAGGCGTGGTTTCCCAGCCCGTGGATTTCGGCATTTCCCTCAGCCACAGCCCCCAGACATCGGTCTCCAACTACCGGAAGTATTTCTATACATCCCCGGTATTCGGTGCCGACGTCAACGCCCTGAGGTTCTCCTCACGTTTTCTCGACATGAAGTCACCGGTGGCCTCCTCCGCGGTGCAGGCTCAGTCACGCATGATCTTCGACCGCAGGCTGCAGCTTTGCGCGAGTGGAAGCCCGCTCAGAGCCGCCATCGAGTCGCTGCTCGACCAGAATCCTCAAATGACAGGGGAGCAGGTTTGCGCGCAACTCGAAATGAGTGTCCGCGCTATGCAGCGGAAGCTATCGGAAGAAGGCACCTCATTCCGTGAGATTCACACTGAGATACGGTTCCGGTCAGCCAAGCGGATGCTGCGTGATCTTGCCCTTGATATTTCGTCGATCTCGGAGAAGCTAGGCTTTGCCGACCGGACAACCTTCACCCGTGCCTTTACCAAGCAAGAAGGCGTGTCCCCCAGTGCTTACCGGAAGAAGTTCGGGCCATCTTCGGCATAG
- a CDS encoding AraC family transcriptional regulator, whose amino-acid sequence MNSYATLWGDRIIWISPKMSSGPSARPTVTILVGLRGTLSVRLSRDLVVNGRILLLAPDTVRSLDAPHGCYSLNLDPIHRFCRRIRADVLQSSPVVDLSSSVSPSLLDIISSPVEAPLDCERNYRQSELLLNTLFPDAFGVAPIDPRIDMVATWLRTHTPRQIDASFLGKLGGFSAGRLTHVFTRDLGLSPRRYLLWVKMRLALELLSQDRSLTDVAYTIGFSNPSHMSRVFKSYFALKPSFLSNGDLVQLHNCATQ is encoded by the coding sequence GTGAACTCGTATGCAACCCTATGGGGAGATCGCATCATATGGATCTCGCCCAAGATGTCGTCTGGCCCGAGTGCCAGGCCCACAGTCACGATTCTCGTCGGTCTGAGAGGCACCCTTTCTGTCAGGCTTTCTCGTGACCTTGTCGTCAACGGAAGGATTCTGCTGCTTGCCCCAGACACAGTTCGATCGCTCGACGCTCCCCATGGTTGCTACAGCCTGAACCTGGACCCGATCCATCGGTTTTGTCGACGAATCCGCGCCGATGTTCTGCAGAGCAGTCCCGTCGTCGATCTCTCCAGTTCAGTGTCGCCCAGCTTGCTGGATATCATCAGCAGTCCCGTCGAGGCTCCTCTGGACTGCGAGAGGAACTATCGACAATCAGAACTCCTTCTCAACACCCTGTTTCCAGACGCCTTCGGCGTAGCCCCGATCGATCCCCGCATCGATATGGTGGCGACCTGGCTGCGTACTCATACGCCAAGGCAGATTGATGCCTCGTTCCTCGGAAAGCTCGGCGGTTTCTCGGCAGGGCGTCTGACGCATGTCTTTACCAGGGACCTAGGGTTATCCCCGAGGCGCTACCTGCTCTGGGTAAAAATGAGATTGGCACTCGAGCTTCTCTCCCAGGACAGGTCTCTCACCGATGTCGCTTACACGATCGGGTTCTCGAACCCGTCGCACATGAGCCGCGTATTCAAATCCTACTTCGCGCTGAAGCCTTCGTTCCTTTCGAACGGCGACCTGGTGCAACTGCATAACTGCGCGACCCAGTAA
- a CDS encoding efflux RND transporter permease subunit — translation MSSHLEQEQGRPITDTLRFRIARWVIEHRLLMAWLFALVTLGFAAGLPGLTIKTIFSDLLPSDDPFVQVFKDHPNFGNPLTVTVMIKHKNGDIYNAETLNKVWAFTRDIDLIAGIDHNTLISIATEKARYAEATPYGVDLRPIMEDSVPKDADAIKDFRRRVEQSPNVRTFYVSGDESATLITAAFLEHLLDYDVVFKEVQGLSEKYRDADHEIYVVGQPILTGWVYKLQKQTYLIFGITLVALVVMLALYMRNIAGTVTPIICSLMAGVWGFGFVGWLKLPVEPLLMVVPLLLIARSFSHCIQFAERYYEVYKHIGDKKKAAEISMAVMMVPSILGIWTDVFGILAIMIAPIPAMERFALFCGFWAFCIIPTGVFLIAVVLSYLPTPKNIDQITAQDRKGFHAFLKRVLGKTAMLTYGRPAKLTTLVVVVISIVAVYLSMQIKIGNPVEGSNLLWEDSDFNTAIRAINRHFPGVNTLELIIEAKARDISTRVARTPEVVNASLALQAMVESDPDMPPRATLSFADYMMEGNRLFSGGDPKWYPLDPTKSAVGAAGNAVTFGTNPVNFSHITDFEFQNSTVSLWYPDNKQETVDAALASARKAVAALGTEHEGFRIRMASGTIALQQAMNLVVERYHWVILGVLNLVIYIICYIAYRSFMAAFLLLIPVNLSNFLQLSIMHILGIGLDINSVMVAVLGVGVGIDYGIYLLSRICEEFGAHEGDWGQAIVASLTTTGKAILFTALIMLIGILPWYLLSDLKFMADMGLLLVAIMMINMVLALIVLPLLVWVVKPSFVGREDLMVGENIDLSIFKTDSPQPV, via the coding sequence ATGAGCAGTCATCTTGAGCAGGAACAGGGTCGTCCGATTACCGACACCCTGCGCTTCAGAATCGCCCGATGGGTCATCGAGCACCGGCTGCTCATGGCTTGGCTGTTCGCCTTGGTGACCCTGGGCTTCGCGGCCGGCCTGCCCGGCCTGACCATCAAGACCATCTTCTCCGACCTGCTGCCCTCGGACGACCCGTTTGTGCAGGTCTTCAAGGACCACCCGAACTTCGGCAATCCGCTCACCGTAACAGTGATGATCAAGCACAAGAACGGGGATATATACAACGCGGAGACCCTGAACAAGGTCTGGGCATTTACTCGCGACATTGACCTCATCGCGGGCATCGACCACAACACCCTGATCTCGATCGCGACCGAGAAGGCGCGTTATGCCGAGGCTACGCCTTACGGCGTGGATCTGCGGCCGATCATGGAAGACTCGGTCCCCAAGGATGCCGACGCTATCAAGGACTTCCGACGTCGGGTCGAGCAAAGCCCCAACGTCCGCACCTTTTACGTCTCAGGCGACGAGTCCGCCACGCTGATCACCGCAGCTTTCCTCGAGCACCTGCTGGACTACGACGTGGTGTTCAAGGAGGTTCAGGGCCTGTCTGAGAAGTACCGGGACGCCGACCATGAGATTTATGTCGTCGGCCAGCCCATCCTGACGGGCTGGGTCTACAAGCTGCAGAAGCAGACCTACTTGATTTTCGGGATCACCCTGGTGGCCCTGGTGGTGATGCTGGCCCTCTACATGAGGAACATCGCCGGCACGGTCACGCCGATCATCTGCAGCCTGATGGCGGGTGTCTGGGGCTTCGGCTTCGTGGGTTGGCTAAAGCTGCCGGTCGAGCCCCTGCTGATGGTTGTGCCACTGCTGCTCATCGCCAGATCGTTCTCCCACTGCATCCAGTTCGCGGAACGTTACTACGAGGTCTACAAGCACATCGGCGACAAGAAGAAGGCTGCCGAGATCTCGATGGCTGTCATGATGGTGCCTTCGATTCTGGGCATCTGGACTGACGTCTTCGGCATCCTGGCGATCATGATCGCCCCGATCCCGGCGATGGAACGCTTTGCCCTGTTCTGCGGGTTCTGGGCCTTCTGCATCATCCCGACGGGCGTCTTCCTGATCGCTGTGGTTCTGTCGTATCTGCCCACACCGAAAAACATCGACCAGATCACGGCGCAGGACAGGAAGGGCTTCCATGCATTCCTGAAGCGGGTACTCGGCAAGACCGCCATGCTGACCTATGGTCGTCCGGCCAAGCTCACCACCCTGGTTGTGGTGGTGATATCGATCGTGGCGGTCTACCTGTCCATGCAGATCAAGATCGGCAATCCGGTCGAGGGGTCCAATCTTCTGTGGGAAGACTCGGACTTCAACACGGCGATCCGTGCCATCAATCGACACTTCCCGGGTGTAAATACACTGGAGCTGATCATCGAGGCCAAAGCCCGCGACATCAGCACGCGCGTCGCACGCACTCCGGAAGTGGTGAATGCATCCCTGGCCCTGCAGGCCATGGTGGAGTCGGACCCAGACATGCCGCCCCGAGCGACGCTGTCGTTTGCCGACTACATGATGGAGGGCAATCGCCTCTTCTCGGGCGGTGATCCGAAATGGTATCCGCTGGACCCGACGAAGTCGGCTGTCGGCGCGGCGGGCAATGCCGTGACCTTCGGTACCAATCCTGTGAACTTCTCCCACATCACGGACTTCGAGTTCCAGAACTCGACGGTGTCCCTGTGGTATCCGGACAACAAGCAGGAAACCGTGGATGCAGCCTTGGCCAGCGCCAGGAAGGCTGTGGCGGCACTGGGCACCGAGCATGAGGGATTCCGCATCCGCATGGCGTCCGGAACCATTGCCCTGCAGCAGGCGATGAACTTGGTGGTTGAACGCTACCACTGGGTCATCCTGGGCGTGCTCAACCTGGTGATCTACATCATCTGCTACATCGCGTACCGCTCCTTCATGGCGGCGTTCCTGCTACTGATCCCGGTAAACCTGTCCAATTTCCTGCAGCTGTCGATCATGCACATCCTCGGGATCGGCCTGGACATCAACTCGGTGATGGTGGCGGTCCTGGGCGTGGGTGTCGGAATCGACTACGGCATCTACCTGCTGTCGCGCATCTGCGAGGAATTCGGAGCGCACGAGGGGGATTGGGGCCAGGCGATCGTCGCTTCGCTGACCACCACCGGCAAGGCCATCCTCTTCACGGCCCTGATCATGCTGATCGGCATCCTGCCCTGGTACCTGCTGTCCGACCTCAAGTTCATGGCCGACATGGGCCTGCTCCTGGTCGCAATCATGATGATCAACATGGTCCTGGCCCTGATCGTCCTGCCCTTGCTGGTCTGGGTCGTCAAGCCGAGTTTCGTTGGCCGAGAGGACCTCATGGTTGGCGAGAACATTGATCTGTCGATCTTCAAGACCGATAGCCCGCAGCCCGTCTGA
- a CDS encoding DUF1329 domain-containing protein yields MRIRKYDVDYGRRTLMKNAAIGLGAGVLLPLEKVFAAGGENIAKAYPDELLDIGMYTKGKLKAGDMVTASNVDAVKNLLDPITYEQIKNVGRKIKIRPTTTDMPKMFSHEFYTTTQKNLASGTKASWDSKGNVVTSAGKPWVGGLAFPSAKTGDEVQANLAMSWGRGDYCQYAVRDTVFNPDGKIAYDYDLLWAELQIQSRLDGTVFQNKADLLRMQTVLFTATQDVAGSSFLSTWYYDQSKFPDLYGYLPQFRRVRQFPTNQRFEPLIPGVSWFLSDAWAAGDPMRTWGEFKILARQPMLTPVNSNFVAGNNWMPGTHGGPNNDMWFDTEFELSPEVILLESKPTQYPRSPVGRRVSYIDARNQVAYGGIRYDRQDKPWLNFEAGFGQFVDGKKIIMGPDGKHPAWSWTYVVAYDIQSRRMDRIRHAAQCAGGYKSEFAADNEAVYKQFFTQQALQRLGQV; encoded by the coding sequence ATGAGAATCCGCAAATACGACGTCGACTACGGTCGCCGGACCCTGATGAAGAACGCCGCGATCGGTCTCGGTGCCGGCGTTCTGCTGCCGCTGGAAAAGGTATTCGCCGCGGGTGGCGAGAACATCGCCAAGGCCTATCCCGATGAGTTGCTGGACATCGGCATGTACACCAAGGGCAAGCTCAAGGCCGGAGACATGGTGACCGCCAGCAACGTGGACGCGGTCAAGAACCTGCTGGATCCGATCACCTACGAGCAGATCAAGAACGTGGGTCGCAAGATCAAGATCCGTCCGACCACGACGGACATGCCGAAGATGTTCTCCCACGAGTTCTACACCACGACCCAGAAGAACCTGGCCAGTGGCACAAAGGCCAGCTGGGACAGCAAGGGCAATGTGGTAACCAGCGCCGGCAAACCTTGGGTGGGCGGCTTGGCGTTCCCCAGTGCCAAGACCGGCGACGAGGTGCAAGCGAACCTGGCGATGAGTTGGGGACGCGGCGACTATTGCCAGTACGCTGTCCGCGACACGGTGTTCAATCCAGACGGCAAAATCGCCTACGACTACGACCTTCTGTGGGCCGAGTTGCAGATACAGAGCCGCCTCGACGGTACGGTGTTCCAGAACAAGGCGGACCTGCTCCGCATGCAGACCGTGCTGTTCACGGCCACCCAGGACGTCGCCGGCAGCTCGTTCCTGTCCACCTGGTACTACGACCAGAGCAAGTTCCCGGACCTCTATGGCTACCTGCCGCAGTTCCGTCGTGTCCGCCAGTTCCCGACCAACCAGCGCTTCGAGCCGCTGATTCCGGGCGTGAGCTGGTTCCTGTCCGACGCATGGGCCGCGGGTGATCCGATGCGCACCTGGGGGGAGTTCAAGATCCTGGCGCGCCAGCCGATGCTAACGCCGGTCAACAGCAACTTCGTCGCGGGCAACAACTGGATGCCCGGGACTCACGGCGGGCCGAACAATGACATGTGGTTCGATACCGAGTTCGAACTGTCTCCGGAGGTGATCCTGCTGGAGTCCAAGCCGACGCAATATCCGCGCTCGCCAGTGGGGCGCCGCGTTTCGTACATCGACGCGCGCAATCAAGTGGCTTACGGCGGCATCCGCTATGACCGTCAGGACAAGCCCTGGCTGAACTTCGAGGCTGGATTCGGCCAGTTCGTGGACGGCAAGAAGATCATCATGGGACCCGATGGCAAGCATCCCGCCTGGTCCTGGACCTATGTGGTCGCCTACGACATCCAGAGCCGCCGCATGGACCGCATCCGCCACGCGGCGCAGTGCGCTGGCGGCTACAAGAGCGAGTTCGCTGCCGACAACGAAGCGGTCTACAAGCAGTTCTTCACCCAGCAGGCGCTGCAGCGTCTGGGCCAGGTATGA
- a CDS encoding WD40/YVTN/BNR-like repeat-containing protein, protein MNHSFTTMRRGLLMMVVAAAIMSGPTVGASVPTVADVGSARTRLLASATPHLPLFDVSAGSSKLFAAGAGGRIVRSDDGGQHWSSEKSCTQLSLLGVSNAGEHAVAVGQMGVLCIRKADGSWAQVDTRTTERLFDVAINSKGAGVAVGAFGVVLRTTNGGADWVPAAPLWFGVFRDGAGRLGESFAPSLYGVQMDDEGNAWVVGELGLVMTSADGGTSWAVRRAGGNDDLGVDPTVSGIHMQKNGVGYAVGQQGLLLRTGDHGVSWAELPRPSHANLLGVVGSERGAVLITGMRDMRVSRDGGKTFQMVEGDDVSTGWYHGAVLAPGGDAALTVGIAGHVLSVRWQ, encoded by the coding sequence ATGAACCACTCGTTCACCACTATGCGCCGTGGGCTACTCATGATGGTTGTCGCGGCCGCCATCATGTCAGGGCCCACCGTAGGGGCGAGCGTTCCGACGGTTGCTGACGTCGGCTCGGCTAGGACCCGGTTACTGGCGTCGGCGACTCCGCATCTGCCGCTCTTCGACGTCAGTGCTGGGAGCAGCAAGCTCTTCGCTGCCGGCGCCGGGGGGCGGATTGTGCGAAGCGACGACGGCGGCCAGCACTGGAGTTCCGAGAAGTCCTGCACGCAACTCTCCCTGCTGGGCGTTTCCAACGCGGGAGAGCACGCGGTGGCGGTCGGGCAGATGGGCGTTCTCTGCATACGAAAGGCTGACGGCAGCTGGGCTCAGGTCGACACCCGGACCACGGAAAGGCTGTTCGACGTCGCGATCAACAGCAAGGGAGCCGGCGTGGCGGTTGGCGCTTTCGGCGTCGTCCTCAGGACCACCAACGGTGGCGCCGACTGGGTGCCCGCAGCGCCGCTGTGGTTCGGCGTGTTCCGCGATGGCGCCGGCCGGTTGGGAGAGAGTTTTGCGCCCAGCCTGTATGGCGTCCAGATGGACGACGAAGGCAACGCCTGGGTGGTTGGCGAACTGGGCTTGGTCATGACGTCTGCAGATGGCGGGACAAGCTGGGCGGTCCGCCGGGCTGGCGGCAACGACGATCTCGGCGTGGATCCCACGGTCTCGGGTATTCACATGCAGAAGAACGGCGTGGGTTACGCCGTTGGCCAGCAGGGCCTACTGCTGCGCACGGGAGACCACGGCGTCAGCTGGGCCGAGTTGCCTCGGCCCTCGCACGCCAACCTCCTGGGAGTCGTCGGCTCCGAGCGGGGGGCGGTGTTAATCACCGGCATGCGTGACATGCGCGTCAGCCGGGACGGGGGAAAGACTTTCCAGATGGTTGAAGGGGATGACGTCTCGACGGGCTGGTACCACGGGGCAGTTTTGGCGCCTGGCGGAGATGCGGCGCTGACAGTCGGTATTGCCGGTCACGTCCTGAGCGTTCGTTGGCAGTAA
- a CDS encoding DUF1302 family protein: protein MGRSTAGRSHRGVGQHPCAWGILEPILSPVVGPVVGGLLGTLVGTDDHIRRGDRIQTTSNDFNYTVARAEAELSLRFGEHVRFITRARGVFDPSIYEEFDQRNLDRPRQGGVDSGPWADPGIYEGRPDYFSYKVADGKGGFVQANPLEWAGRDYLVYLPAAIVELTAGDLNLRLGNQQIAWGQSLFFQVFDMPNGLDLRRHSILDRALEEFSDKRVPMLSARLSYQLTDGILFDGYVGKFQPTVLGNPNTPYNIIPTQFTVQDQYVIGGYDEKVVGGFRLKGDYGQWGFQAAYFNRYNPLGVFRWTATGVDRQLDGRINSVGSLVNLLYSLKLPGCSEAAYDPLLCRRYADTGDALANAPFHAGDGGVYSADEWFHYAAEVRLDGVGGLNAAINEFPGAQDVYATPVDNVRQAAAELNTFFIAAGGSLRGHIAREYFQEDIFALGASYVLESDNDFLNQLIFNLEAQYTPERTFTNPTLSRNYIRQDEYMVSLVVDKWHRFFKEFPGTYIVFQALTKNRSDLVGRHLSGYGGKDLDELDPRATSGVTGKKGNANYVVLGFTQPWPNKLYELEFASLWDIDGGVFMQPGLRWNPGHGVTVEGFYNYIDGSLFGADRSKNLISTLDFAEEFTLRLTYQF from the coding sequence TTGGGGCGCAGTACCGCTGGGAGATCCCACCGCGGCGTTGGGCAGCATCCCTGTGCTTGGGGGATACTGGAGCCTATCCTGTCGCCCGTCGTCGGCCCGGTCGTCGGTGGACTGCTCGGCACTCTTGTGGGCACGGACGACCACATACGCCGCGGTGATCGAATCCAGACGACATCGAACGATTTCAACTACACAGTCGCTCGCGCCGAGGCGGAGTTGAGCCTGAGGTTCGGCGAACACGTACGTTTCATCACCCGCGCCCGTGGCGTCTTCGATCCCTCGATCTACGAGGAATTTGACCAGCGCAATCTGGATCGTCCGAGACAGGGTGGCGTCGATAGCGGCCCCTGGGCAGACCCGGGAATCTACGAGGGGCGACCGGACTACTTCAGTTACAAGGTTGCAGACGGCAAGGGCGGTTTCGTCCAAGCCAACCCGCTGGAGTGGGCAGGCCGTGACTATTTGGTCTATCTGCCTGCCGCAATCGTGGAGCTGACCGCCGGTGACCTGAATCTGCGCCTGGGGAACCAGCAGATTGCCTGGGGCCAGTCCTTGTTCTTTCAGGTCTTTGATATGCCGAACGGCCTGGACCTGCGTCGCCACAGCATCCTGGATCGCGCCTTGGAGGAGTTCTCCGACAAGCGCGTTCCGATGCTGTCGGCTCGCCTGAGCTATCAGCTGACGGATGGAATCCTGTTCGACGGCTATGTCGGAAAATTCCAGCCGACGGTTCTGGGGAATCCGAACACTCCGTACAACATCATTCCGACGCAGTTCACCGTGCAGGATCAGTATGTGATCGGTGGCTATGACGAGAAGGTTGTCGGTGGCTTTCGCCTAAAAGGCGACTACGGACAATGGGGGTTCCAGGCGGCTTACTTCAATCGATACAACCCCCTTGGCGTCTTCCGGTGGACGGCGACGGGAGTCGACCGCCAACTGGATGGCAGGATCAACTCCGTCGGTTCGTTGGTAAACCTCCTGTATTCCCTCAAGCTGCCTGGTTGTTCAGAAGCCGCCTATGACCCGCTTCTGTGCCGTCGTTATGCCGACACGGGCGATGCATTGGCCAACGCGCCGTTTCATGCCGGCGACGGCGGCGTGTACTCCGCGGATGAGTGGTTCCACTACGCCGCGGAGGTTCGACTGGACGGTGTGGGCGGTCTTAATGCTGCCATTAACGAGTTTCCAGGCGCCCAGGATGTGTATGCCACGCCGGTTGATAACGTGCGGCAGGCCGCAGCGGAGTTGAATACCTTCTTCATAGCTGCGGGTGGCAGCCTACGAGGTCATATCGCCAGGGAGTACTTCCAGGAAGACATATTTGCCCTCGGTGCCAGCTATGTACTCGAGAGTGACAACGACTTCCTCAATCAGTTGATCTTCAACCTCGAAGCTCAGTACACCCCGGAACGCACCTTCACCAATCCGACTCTCTCCAGGAACTACATCAGGCAGGATGAATACATGGTGTCGCTGGTGGTGGATAAGTGGCACCGATTCTTCAAGGAGTTCCCGGGCACTTACATCGTATTCCAGGCCCTCACAAAGAACCGCAGCGACTTGGTGGGTCGGCACCTCTCGGGATATGGCGGCAAGGACCTGGATGAGCTTGATCCGCGTGCAACCAGCGGGGTGACTGGCAAGAAGGGAAATGCTAACTACGTGGTGTTGGGGTTCACCCAGCCCTGGCCCAACAAGCTCTATGAGCTGGAGTTTGCCTCCCTCTGGGATATTGATGGTGGTGTCTTCATGCAGCCGGGGCTTCGCTGGAATCCGGGACATGGAGTCACCGTCGAAGGGTTCTACAACTACATTGATGGGTCACTCTTCGGGGCTGACCGCTCCAAGAACCTTATCTCTACGCTCGACTTTGCTGAGGAATTCACCCTGCGTCTGACGTACCAGTTCTAA